From a region of the Zingiber officinale cultivar Zhangliang chromosome 4B, Zo_v1.1, whole genome shotgun sequence genome:
- the LOC121977511 gene encoding glutathione S-transferase F11-like encodes MVVKVYGEARAVCPQRVIHCLVEKGVPFELVHVELDSMEQKRPEFMEKQPFGQVPYVVDGEFELFESRAIARYYASKYADYGPSLLGRTVEERAKVEQWMDVEAMNYNPVAFSIVWNAFILPARGLARKEEKAAAAARKLEAILEVYEKQLAKSRYLAGDEFTLADLTHIPATRYVVENCDMAHVMEGKQHLKAWWDNITARPGWKKVMEFVETGANKHQP; translated from the exons ATGGTGGTGAAGGTCTACGGTGAGGCCCGGGCAGTGTGTCCTCAGAGGGTGATCCACTGCCTCGTGGAGAAGGGCGTCCCTTTTGAGCTAGTCCACGTAGAACTCGACTCCATGGAGCAGAAGCGACCCGAGTTCATGGAAAAACAA CCGTTCGGGCAAGTCCCCTACGTCGTTGATGGCGAATTCGAGCTCTTCG AATCGCGCGCCATCGCTCGTTACTACGCGAGCAAGTACGCGGACTACGGGCCCAGCCTGCTGGGGCGGACGGTGGAGGAGCGAGCCAAGGTGGAGCAGTGGATGGACGTGGAGGCCATGAACTACAACCCGGTGGCCTTCTCGATCGTGTGGAACGCGTTCATACTCCCGGCGCGAGGGCTGGCGCGGAAGGAGgagaaggcggcggcggcggccaggAAGCTGGAAGCGATCCTGGAGGTGTACGAGAAGCAGCTGGCGAAGAGCAGGTACTTGGCGGGGGACGAGTTCACGCTGGCCGACCTGACCCACATCCCGGCGACGAGGTACGTCGTGGAGAACTGCGACATGGCGCACGTGATGGAGGGGAAGCAGCACCTGAAGGCGTGGTGGGACAACATCACCGCCCGTCCTGGGTGGAAGAAGGTCATGGAATTTGTTGAAACTGGGGCGAACAAGCATCAACCATAg